One Solea senegalensis isolate Sse05_10M linkage group LG3, IFAPA_SoseM_1, whole genome shotgun sequence genomic window carries:
- the znhit1 gene encoding zinc finger HIT domain-containing protein 1, with amino-acid sequence MVLEKKTSARVEAGQRRVLDEATRQRRLSRQLEALEKDNFQDDPLSSLPPPGPTARLPAFSETEEPEKKRRKTRGDHFKQRFRKNFTTLLEEENLSERPEPNYLSAAAPPSSLPPRHFCCVCGFPSHYTCTTCGGRYCSTKCLCTHRETRCLKWTL; translated from the exons atggtGCTGGAGAAGAAGACCTCCG CTCGGGTGGAGGCGGGCCAGCGTCGGGTTTTGGACGAAGCGACCAGACAGAGGAGACTATCTCGTCAACTGGAAGCTCTGGAGAAAGACAACTTCCAG GACGACCctctgtcctccctccctcccccaggTCCTACCGCCCGTCTCCCCGCCTTCAGCGAGACAGAAGAACCAG agaagaagaggaggaagacgaggggTGACCATTTCAAACAGCGTTTCAGGAAGAACTTCACCAccctgctggaggaggag AACCTGTCGGAGAGGCCGGAGCCAAACTACCTGTCGGCGGCGGCTCCGCCCTCGTCGCTGCCGCCTCGCCACTTCTGCTGCGTCTGCGGTTTCCCCTCACACTACACGTGTACCACCTGCGGGGGGCGCTACTGCAGCACCAAGTGCCTGTGCACGCACAGAGAGACCAG GTGTCTGAAGTGGACGCTGTAA